A genomic window from Streptomyces broussonetiae includes:
- a CDS encoding helix-turn-helix transcriptional regulator, translated as MIVEPSALSTTGGWAGGHAAHLEQALLQARALIESTVSMHREREELPSPVARNDVAHLGDAMKQLIGRARYSVAVALTGPGEFTESALRLFADSPARATVRVLCTADAAQVYADRLRRLPETRLDARVTDSELRRVLVVDGTVALVQAPGHAAEGQFAVVHDAAAVRALELLFAGAWSASRGLADHLRLSPRLRSELVQNILERLRTGHTDEAAAREINVSLRTYRRYVAEIMRELDANSRFQAGVRAVEYGLLPA; from the coding sequence GTGATAGTTGAACCGTCGGCCCTGAGTACGACGGGCGGCTGGGCCGGAGGCCACGCCGCCCACCTGGAGCAGGCGCTGCTCCAAGCCAGGGCCCTGATCGAATCCACGGTCTCGATGCACCGTGAGCGCGAAGAACTTCCCAGTCCCGTCGCACGCAACGACGTCGCCCATCTCGGCGACGCCATGAAGCAGCTCATCGGCCGCGCCCGGTACTCCGTCGCCGTCGCCCTGACCGGTCCCGGCGAGTTCACGGAATCCGCTCTTCGGCTCTTCGCCGACAGCCCGGCCCGGGCGACCGTCCGGGTACTGTGCACCGCCGATGCCGCGCAGGTCTACGCGGACCGGCTCCGCCGGCTACCGGAAACACGGCTCGACGCACGCGTCACCGACAGCGAACTGCGCAGGGTCCTTGTGGTCGACGGCACGGTCGCGCTCGTCCAGGCGCCCGGTCACGCGGCCGAGGGACAGTTCGCCGTCGTCCACGACGCCGCCGCCGTCCGGGCCCTGGAACTGCTCTTCGCCGGCGCCTGGTCCGCCAGCCGCGGCCTCGCGGACCATCTGCGGCTCAGCCCCCGCCTGCGCAGCGAACTCGTCCAGAACATCCTGGAGCGGCTACGCACGGGCCACACCGACGAGGCGGCCGCCCGCGAGATCAATGTGTCCCTGCGCACCTATCGGCGCTACGTCGCCGAGATCATGCGGGAACTCGACGCCAACTCCCGCTTCCAGGCGGGAGTCCGCGCGGTGGAGTACGGCCTGCTGCCAGCCTGA